A single region of the Phycisphaerae bacterium RAS1 genome encodes:
- the ctaE_2 gene encoding Cytochrome c oxidase subunit 3 produces the protein MADAVSPQTAPADAAHGSQGHGAGGGDAHGHGHNPFLAHHFETMSQQFDSGKLGMWLFLGTEILLFGGLFCAYAIWRGNHPEIFHAGHQHLNKTLGAINTVVLLLSSFTMAWAVRCAQTSNRNGLILGLTLTLLGGFGFMGIKYFEYSEKIAHGYRPGKYYAPKHDAAHAATPAAAAGHAAAPAADAHAPAPAAAASDGHASGAQTAAAGSEHAATPPPAATPPAVAGGADAPKILPAAVAPGGLAAQPAGAGHGGEDTPNVHLYFSIYFCLTGLHGIHVLAGMTVIAWLLMRSVRGDFSSAYFDPVDLGGLYWHLVDLIWIYLFPLLYLID, from the coding sequence ATGGCAGACGCAGTTTCACCGCAGACCGCTCCGGCGGACGCCGCCCACGGCTCGCAGGGCCACGGCGCCGGCGGCGGCGACGCCCACGGCCACGGGCACAATCCGTTCCTGGCGCACCACTTTGAAACCATGTCCCAGCAGTTCGACTCGGGCAAGCTGGGCATGTGGTTGTTCCTGGGCACGGAAATCCTGCTGTTCGGCGGGCTGTTCTGCGCATATGCCATTTGGCGCGGCAACCATCCGGAGATCTTCCACGCCGGCCATCAGCACTTGAACAAGACTCTGGGCGCGATCAACACGGTGGTTCTGCTGCTGTCGAGCTTCACGATGGCGTGGGCGGTGCGCTGTGCCCAGACGTCGAATCGGAATGGCCTGATCCTCGGCCTGACGCTCACGTTGCTGGGCGGTTTCGGCTTCATGGGCATTAAGTACTTCGAGTACAGCGAGAAGATTGCCCACGGCTATCGGCCTGGCAAGTACTACGCACCCAAGCATGATGCCGCCCACGCCGCGACCCCCGCCGCCGCGGCTGGCCACGCGGCAGCACCGGCCGCTGATGCACATGCGCCCGCACCGGCCGCCGCGGCCTCCGACGGCCACGCATCCGGCGCGCAAACCGCAGCAGCCGGCTCAGAGCACGCCGCCACGCCGCCCCCCGCGGCCACTCCGCCGGCTGTGGCTGGCGGCGCCGATGCGCCCAAGATTCTGCCCGCCGCGGTTGCGCCCGGCGGGCTGGCCGCACAGCCGGCCGGCGCCGGCCACGGCGGCGAGGATACGCCGAACGTCCATCTGTACTTCAGCATTTACTTCTGTCTGACGGGGCTGCATGGCATTCACGTGCTGGCGGGCATGACCGTCATTGCCTGGCTGCTGATGCGTTCGGTTCGCGGTGATTTTTCGTCGGCTTACTTTGATCCCGTGGACCTGGGTGGTCTGTACTGGCACCTGGTCGACCTGATTTGGATTTACCTCTTCCCACTGCTCTATCTGATCGATTAG